The Plasmodium cynomolgi strain B DNA, chromosome 5, whole genome shotgun sequence genome segment AGCGCATCACTTACTCActgccgaaaaaaaaaaaaactcgcaGGAAGCATTTACGTTTTACAGAGATAAACGTGATAGCCcacttacattttttccaactggTCATTAACCTCGTCCACGAGTTCGAGGTCCTTTAAGAGTTGACTCACGAGAGCGCCATAGGTCAGTGAGAGCAGCTCTGAGTTCTACAAGGAGAGGTGAATTGTGTTGATGCTGTTGGGTACAAATGGAACGGCACAAACGACTGTCAGGTGTGCAGGCGTGTAGGAGTGTGGGCGTGTTCGTTCCTGTTTGGGGTGCCATTTCATCGAGGCGTATATTCAGCACCTCCATGTGACTTTCACGGGGGGGGCGAAAAATGATcataatggaaaatttttccattcgtgGAGACCTACCACTTTTTCTAGTTTGGCAAAGATGGCATCTCCTTGTTTTTGATATTTATCTTTCGACATTTTGGAAAGGAACGTGGGGCAGGGGAAGCTTCGTTGCGGCAGGGCGGCTTAATTTTCGCGGCTACGTGTTGGTAGTACCGCTTTGGTTCGGTTTGGTTCGGTTTGGTTTGCCTTGGCTTGGCTTGCTTTGCTTTTGTTTGCCTTGCTTTGCTTTTGTTTGCATCGCATTGCATTGttttatttgccttttttttttttttcttttttttaatcattttttgccAGCCCCGCCCTGCTATCTTCGCACAACGTTGGCGGTTTGCTCCTCCCCGCCGCGCATTCACGTTCCTGTTAACGGTGCTGCTGGGactgaacagaaaaatggtCCTCCCTCCAAAGATAACGCACGTGTGGTTGATGTGTCCTCTCGAATTGCCTCCGGGCACGGCGGTGAGGACCACGGAGAGTCTCTCCAGCAATTATTGTCACTGTGTGCTTTATGTCCTCGGTTGACGTTATTCCCCTTGTTTGCCGCCCCCTTTtgcgtcccctttttcctaCACATGTGAGACCTTTTCACCAAACCATTCGTGGGAGCACCCTTCGGCTCCACCTGCGCCGAGCGTAAAACGGTCAACTTGGGTACACCGTCCCTTGCGGCTGTAACTGAGCTGTTGCATCGTTACTCACTTTTCCAAAGGGACGGCAAACATATGAAGAGAGGAAGCGTTCTTTACGACCAGCACCAAAGTTGAGTTGCCGCTAAATAGGTAAGAACGAACTCTACAATTAGTCCATTTCGAGTCAGACCCGATACATATTCCGTTTGCCACCCATATGTTGGGTCCACTCCCTTCTTATCACCTCGTTCAACGTCAcatgttgccatttttttctacgtgCACACGGGGGTCCACCCAAtcgaggaaaaaataatattaccCACAATGGGTGAATCCTCTAAATGTATACCCATTTTAacttacaaaaaattgttcatttttttcctttgccgCTCGTTTAGCGAAACCCGAAGGGGAGTTGTTCGCCCCAGTTGTAAACACAAATTTgcggttaaaaaaaagaaaaaaaaaaaaaaaaaacctgtaTGGCACGCTATTTTAAAGTGTGTTGCTCTGCGCTACACCCTTTCCCCGTGGCGTACTTTAGaagagtaaaataaaaaaaaaaaaaaaaaaaaaacagcagaCGGAGGTGGCAGAGTGGCGACTGCAACTTTGCTGTAAAATgaagtgaaatttttttttttatgttcctccGTGGCTGCtgcgaaaaaatggcaaatgaCAAGTGACAGAAGTAACCGCGACTGTTCTAACGTTGTAAAAGTGCTCCCCCACCACATTCGCTCAGTtgggacgaaaaaaaaaaaaaaaaaaaaagtccagtCAGGCGAAGCAGCCCAAGTGGACGGGACACCCCACCGCAGACACTGGGTAACAATAAAAAGGCTAAAAgtaaacgattttttttcggcGAACATTTTTACGGGAGGAACGATCACGCGTTGTTCCATTTGGGGAAGGCGAGGGGCAGCTGACCCGCTTTAACAATCACGAGCGggtgcacatgtatacacatatatatacatgttcaCTCTAGGGTCAGCTTTTTGGTGTCTTTCCCCATCCCTTAAAGAATTCCCTTTAGTAGCATTTCACACTGGTGAAGCTTTTGCTACTCACCGCGTACCTCGCAAAAGCGACGCAGCAGCAAGGAGGAAGGTACATCCCCTTTGCAGCTTCAGGACCGAGGGTCAATAGTGTTTGGATGCGAAGGGGGCAAATGTCCGAGAGTGACACAAGAAGTGTGGCGAAATGGGCGATTCGGAAAATTGGGATAAGAGGGAGGCAAACCAAAGCGTCCGCGGGGGGGGCGAGGTGAATAGCGGCAGTGACGAGCGCGTCACTAGGGATGAGCTTGCAACTAGGAATGAGATAGCCACACGGGACGGTCTCGCAACACGGGACGGTCTCGCAACACGGGACGGTCTCGCAACACGGGACGGTCTCGCAACGCGGGACGAAAGCTCCGCGGGAGACGCCAAGAAGAAGACCGCGTCCCAATTCAGCATCCTGGAGCAGCTGTCCATGCTaaacaaaaagagaaaaaggttGTCCAGGGAGAAGGATGGGTGGGAGGTAATATCTAACATCTCAAAATATTCATCAGACCATAACaaagaaacggaaaaaaaaaagatactgATCTGTTTGGGTAATAACAATTTTGGCCAGCTAGGGTTCCAAGAAAACGTCAAAATTGGCATAGTGGATTTCTCCACGGTCCTAATTAGTAAGAGATACCCCGCGAGTGAGAGGAGTCGTCGGGGAGGCCTCCAAACAGGTGGAGATGAAACGATTGGCTGTGAAACGATTGGCTGTGAAACGGTTGGCGGTGAAACGGTTGGCGGTGAAACGGTTGGCGGTGAAACGATTGGTGGGGCAGATGGTGGATGCGAAGATGGTGGCAGCGAAACAATTGTGGAAAAAGCccgtgggggggaagcgaagGGGACCCCGGAAAGGCGCAAAAGGTACAACGACCTCGCCAGGGAAATCAAGCGGAGGAACAATAACTCCTCGTTTTACAACAGCCAATGGAATAACACCCTGAGCAAAAACGAAATATACAACGACATCCTGACGAGACTCCCGAACGACTTTAACATCTCCACTATTaagaaaatcaaaaatgatgagcaTGTTGGGAAGAACATGAGAAAAGGGAACGTGCATGACTTGATAGGAAAGAGACTCACGACGAGCGGCAGTGGAAGGAAGCACAGAAGCATCACTAGGGAGGAAGtgaacaataaaaatgtgcaaaatggcaaGCGTATCGTAAAGGAGGAACAACATGGGCAGTTACTCTTGCATAGGAAAAAGGACAGCATCGGCAGTAGGAGGACAGACATCGACAGTAGGAGGACGGGGAGCGCCCGAGTCAACCTCAGCAGAGGCACGAACTACCTCACGAGGAACAGATACGAGGAAGGGGcaatggaaaagaagaagaagaggttCTTTtctgaaaatgaaaaggacaAAGATAAGGACTACCAAAGGAGGATCCATCAGTATAgcgattttttcaaaacgagTGTAGATGTGGTGGGAGGGAGTGGCGGCATTTCTGTTCTGGGAGGAGTCCGCCAAAGCAGCCAAGCAGAGATCCAGCGAAAGGCGGACATGCTAAAACAAGGCGAGATGTGCAATAATGTGGAGATGCGAAATCTAGTGGAGATGCGAAACCAAGCGGAGATGCGAAACCAAGTGGACACGAGCAACAGCCCCAACAGCAACAGGCACTTGGCGTATGGAGCGAACCAGCAGGGGGAGGACTACCTGGACTTTAACCCAGAGATTATAAACTGCGGGAAGTACCACTCCGGGGTGGttagcaaaaatgggttcgTCTGCCTGTGGGGGCTGAACTGCTACGGACAACTCGGGGTGAATCCGAATAAGTCAGTCTACACGTGTTATCGAAAGACCAAATTGGACATGTTGAAAAGGACTCTCGAAGATGAAGAcaatgagaagaaggagagaataaaaaaggaaagaaaatcCCCCGAAAAGAGGACCATATTCTCCCCTATGAAGACAGAAAAAACGGTGCTATGTCCGTATATCCATAAATTAGTACCACTGAAACATTTCGGACATAAGCATAAAGTGAAAGACATAAGCTTAGGGTCATTCCACACGTTACTACTAACATATGACGGATTCGTTTTTACTTTCGGATGCAACAAAAAGGCACAGTTAGGGTTGCCGAATGGATACCATAGGAAAGTATCTCACACTAGCAGGCCGTTCCTGCTGCCATTGGTGGTTGTAGAACGAGGGATGCAGAACAGCTGCCCACGTTATGGACGAAcgaatacatttttcttctcatcaaAAAAGACCTATGCTAATATCGCACACCCAATTATTTCCATTACCTGTGGGGCATACAACAGTGCCGTTATCGATGCAAATAGGAAGCTGTGGATTTGGGGCTGGAACAAGTTTGGACAGATAGACAACTCTTATGCTGTtgagaaggtgaagaagaaggagaggggggaaggggcacAGGTGTGTAAGACGTGCAGTGGGGGGAGGATACACATGGGAATGATGAGCTTGAAAAGGATAAGCGAAATGGTACAGAAGGGGGGAGaacacataaaaagaaaactcaCATCCAAGGAGAGGTTACACGCGCTAGATGAAGACGGGCATAGGGACAAACAtgggaaatataaaaaaagcaacaaatttgtgaacatccccagaaatgtaaaaataaaaaataagagtgTCCTTCAAGTGAGTTTGGGTAAGTACCATAGCCTTTGCCTGACGGAGGACAAGTCTGTGTATATATGGGGCTacttgaagagaaaaaaaaaaaaggagcagcagggggagaagcagcagcaggagaagaagcagcagacgaagaaggaaaaaaaaaatgctcatatATTATGTCATGCTGTGGAGGTAGCGAGTACTACAGGAACATCACCAGCGTGACAAAGATAACCTGTTTGAGCAACTTGTACATCTCGAGCATTACCTCCTCCAGCACACACACGGCATTCGTTGCGCCCATTACCTACATCGATGAGAAAAGTGTGGAGTCGCAGGGGGGACCCACCAGTGGGACCCCTacaggagggggaaaagtgGGAGACAAGTTCAGGTACAACATTCttgtgaaaaatgaaagttCCCATTTGTTGAAATATTATTCTGAGCAGGTCATAACGAGAGGAGGAGACAACGTTTTTTACGTCAAATACGCAGACCTCATTCGCTTGATTAGTAGACCATCCCAAGCAGGGGAAAGTCACATTGCAGGTCAGGGCACCCATCCAAGGGAGAATGTCTACCTCATAAATAACTCCCTCCACGTCAGTAATGTGTATAGCCATGGGAGTAATTACTACCTCGATTTTAACGCTCGAGGGGGGCGTATTCCTGGGGGGGCGGATGAAGCGGACCAAGTCAGCGGCAAAGCAGACCGAGTGAGCAGCTCACATCACGTAAGAGGCACTGACCAAGTGAAGAAAATCCTGCAGCCGCTTCTCCTCAGTAATAACAACAACCTGAACCGAGTGGATTTACTACAAATATATCAAGTGGCCATGGGAAAAaactttgccatttttttaacctcctCTCCATCCATTAATCgaattttaaacaaaaaaaaattgattacATAAACAACATATGCTCCTTAGACGTTCTGCGAAATAAAATCCCCGAgagaaatatattctttattGGTAAGTCTGACTTTCATCACATTATACTTCCCAGTAACTGCAAGCAGACGAGCATCCCAATCTGCCTGCACAAGAACAAGCTAATAAATGAGGTCCTGCTACGCAATAAAAAacacaactttttaaatatatcaaggaggaagaagtactCGGATCAGATTAGCTACAACAACAAGCTGCTAAACTTGAAGAAGCTGCAtggaaagataaaaaaaagtgtcacTAACTGTAGTTTACTCTATAATGATATAGACCAGCAGAGGTTTTCCCTCATCCTGGATGCCCCTGGTGCTAATAGAAGCTCTCTAGCAGCGTACAAGCTGAATTCGCTGAACTGTGGCACATCCAGCAGCAGGAACAGAAAGTCCATCACGTATGTACAATCGTCGAGCGACCGGGCTAGTAGCAACAGCAACAACATTTTCCACTTCAACTTGGGGCAGAGGAGGGACACGGCTGCGCGGGGCAGTGGGGGCAAGGGCACCTCCTCGGAGGATCGCTTTTCCGGCGACCGGGATGGAAGCAACCGGGATGGCATCAACCGGGATGGCAGCAACCGGGATGGAAGCAACCGGGATGGCATCAACCGGGATGGCAGCAACCGGGATGGCAGCAATCACGAAGAGAGCAACCGCGAAGATAGCAACCGCGAAGATAGCAACCGCGAAGATAGCAACAACGTTAGCAGTAACCAAGTTAGCAGCAACTGCGCCGGTGGCAACCGAGGCGACCCCTGCGAACGGGACTCCTTCCACACAACGCCCCAACACTCGCAGAGCTCGCGACAGACTTACTCCTCCATGGCGCCAGCCAACCTGAGCAGACACGCAGACACAGACGCAGTCCGAGACCCAGGCACAGACTCAAACGGGTCGGAGGTACGCAACCAAGAGGGAGCCcctggaggggaaaataaagagGAGAAAGCAGGTACCCCTCTCTTATGCAAGGAACAGAAGGATAATTTGTTCAGTTCATCGAATGAGGGAGACCTGAAGGGGGAACATAATTCGAAAAGCGGAGCTCATTTAGGAATGTCAAATAAAGAATCACATCTGTGCGAAGAACCTTGGGAGTACTACCccaatgataaaaaaaaacaagtaagCAATGCGTGGGGCACACCGGGAGAGCAACTAGACCATTCGAaaagcacacaaaatgatGGAAAAAGTTTTTCACACAAAAGCAGCAGCAGAAGTAGTAGCTGCAATAACAACCTTGCGAGTGGCCAAGAAGTGGAAGGAGGTAACAACGCCGTGATAGGTTCTTCTTCCATCGtgagaaggacaaaaaaggcTGAGGTGTGCAGGGAGCACACGGATGGGAAGAATAACGGAAAGGGGGGCGAACAGGAAGGCGGAAAGGGAGGCGGAAAGGGAGGCGGAAAGGAAATCGGAAAGGACCTCGAAAAGGATGCCAAAAAGGATGTCAAAAAGGACCTCGAAAAGGACGTCGAAAGGGAGAGCTACCCCCCCGCGAAGGAAAGGCGCAAAAGCTCTACATgcgtaaataaaaaaaaactcttcaGAAATATGATACTTCAAGCTATCGAtaacataaatgaaaattttttaaatcaaaaaaatggaaagggcAGATTGCTTGATTGCGAACAagttaaattaaaatttaaagtttttaaaaaaaggaggtctTGCCTCTGGAATTATTTCACGTATCATCATACGAAGCGGAAGTATCCCTTGGGGGTTAACTTGTCTGAAAATATTGTCAACATAACGCTGCTCGATGTAGCATGTGGGGATTACCACTCACTGATTTTGCTGGAGGTGGATACGTTGACGTGAGGGTGCGTGCAGAGGCAAATGGGAGGAGTATGGAGAGTAATCCCTCTCTCTTCTTGGGTGTCGCTTCGGCGGGGGGAGAATTACCAAACGGGTGGCTGCACTTTCGGTTCTCCGTTGACAACCCTTCACACCTCCAACGCAATCGCCACGAGTGGCTACGCCCCAATGGAGTGATGAACGGGGGGAATGGGGGGTAGAGACatcccctttatttttttggcacgCGGTGGTACGAAATGTGGCCCTATTGGTCTTCTCCAAGGAGTCCTAAATAGggacaaatatttttttttttcgtaaggtattttttccttttaaccGTGTAGGGGGATGCTTATGCAATTGCGACGTGGTTGGCATGCGTATCTATACCCATGAATGTTCCACGTTGCGTTTTGGAAGAACGTATGCCTTCCTTCCactttgtgatttttttttttttctgttaaatggttgttttttctgttttttctgttttttctgttttttccgttttgcacTTCCACGAGCCGCCGTAATTGGAGCGACTTCGAAGGGGGGGCATAAagagtgatttttttttttttttggcctctTCGGGGcttccacaaaaaaaaaaaaaaaaataataccgCTTTGTGCTTAACAACCAACCGACCAATTTAGTACCATCGTACCATCACAACTGAGAAAttgttttccccatttgtgtttctcccattttgatttgatttttttttttcctccattttttttttacgccttGTTTGTAAATCCCCATTTTGACTTCCTTCCAATTTAACGCATCAGAACAGTCAAACGGGCAGCACtcttgaggaaaaaaaggagaaaaaaaaaaaaaacgcctaATCGGGGAAAACATGACACGGActtacgtatgtatgtagtGCCTCCATACATAGTAAGCATACTAACCGGGTAGGAAGTGagtagaaaagaaaatagcaGAGGCAGCGAAAGAGTTATTACGTGGGTATGCCCCGCAAAGTAAGCAACAAGGGGTACAGTTAGCCCGTACATCGCgggaagggaaagaaaaagaagaagaagaagaagaagagggggacgaagaagaggaggacgaagTAGGGGAGGACGAAGAAGTGGCCGCGACGCGTCCTTCCATTTGCATATAACGGAACATACGCTACCTATAGAGGATTGGGACGAAGGATGAGCAAGCACAAATATGTTTTGGACGCGAACAGCGTCATTAAGTGTAAAGATTTATTGTTCTCAAACTACGACTGCTACATCACAGAAGGAgttataaaagaaataaaagatgaGCACTCGAGGAAGAGACTCAACAACATGATGCCGCTGCTAACTGTTGCGCAGGCGGAAGAGAGGGATGtgaattttgtaaaatatttttccaagttGACAGGGGATTACGACTCGCTGAGTGAGGTAGACATAGACGTCATTGCGCTGACTTATATGCTGCACCGTATGTATGGAGATGTGTCCGAGCTGAATGCCGCTCCCATGGAAACCATTTATAAGTACGACCAAGTTGAGTTTGATTATGTGGGGAAGGGGAGGCGCGAACGGAAGGACTGGGAGGAGCCCCCTATGGAGGGGGAAGCACCAACTGGAGAGGGTGAAGCAGCAGctggggagggggaagcacCAACTGGAGAGGGCGAAGCAGCAGCTGGTGAGGGGGAAGCACCAACTGGAGAGGGCGAAGCAGCCGCGGGGGAGGGCGATGAGACCACCGCGAGCAGCGCGCAGCCGGAGAAGGCGGACCCAGGGATGGACGATTTGAAGCGGGAAGATGGCGTCGCGGGGGGGTGCGACATGCTAGACGGGAGTGATTCCGAAGCGGGTGGAAGTATAAACGGGAGTGACGCAGAAGGGAGTGGAAGTATACGCGAGAGTGATGCCGTCGCGGGTAGAAGCCTACACGAGAGCGATTCCAACGCTGGTGAAAGCCTACACGAGAGCGATTCCGACGCTGGTGGAAGCCTACACGGGAGCGATTCCGACGCGGGTGGAAGTATAAACGGGAGCGATTCCGACGCTGGTGGAAGCGCTCATGGAGACGGCTCACCCGAAGCACGGAGACGAATCCGCGGGTGTGAAGTAATCAAAGAGGAAGTCGTACAAGTGGCGGAGGAAGACGACGAAGAGGGCGGCCAATGGATAAACATAAACAATTACTACACACAAAATGTAGACGTAaacaagaaagaaaaatttacccCAAAAGTAGCATGCGTAACGACCGATTATGCCATgcaaaatgttatttatcAAATGGGGTTAAATGTAATAACTTTGGATggatttaaaataaattctataaaattatggggacatatatgcacatcaTGTTacacatttataaaaaaaacttcccTTGTTTTCTGCTCCAAATGTGGAAATAATAACTTGAGAAAAGTCAATGTCGTGGtagataataatttaaaaaagctaGTCGTGAAAATTCCCCAATTTAGGGTTAATACGAAAAATACCATTTATAGTattccgaaaaaaaaaaattcatcgaaaaaaaaatttcaagatAAGTTGGAAATATTTAGGGAAGATGAGTTGCTCATCGGGGGgagaaaacaatttttagcACATCAGAAAAAGCTTTACGAATctcagaaaaataaaaaggaccCCTTTAGTGGAGACAACCTGCATGACAACTATGCCAATGATTGGACCTACAGGACGACTTTGAAAAATGGCAAGGTGGCCATTTTGACCAACCCGAAAATTGTcgtgggggggaagaagaagcacgcccacaggaggaagaagaagtagggGGGTctgggggaagaagaagtagggGGGTctgggggaagaagaagtagggGGGTctgggggaagaagaagtagggGGGTctgggggaagaagaagtagggGAGTCTTGAGGAAGAAGTAGAGAAGtctggaggaaaaaaaaataaaataaaaataaaataaaaaaaaataaaatagcatAGCATAACATAACATAGCATAGAAGAACTGGGCCCAAGTTCGTTCTCATATGCCACACGTACACGATCCCCGTGAGTGCCAACTCCCCCTTGGGAGTTAAACCGCCCGAAGTGCTTCTTCCACGTGGGATTTATAATCACAATGTGTTATACCCCTGATTGGtcttttccctccatttGAATTTACGAAACGACGGGAGAAGGGTCACCTTTATGTACTCCCATCTTGGGGTGAACCTTTAACCTGTCCCCATCTCGCTTTAAAGTGCCTTCCATTTGTTCGCACGCATGTGTACACAATTTGTTACTTCGTTACGTCGTTACTTTGTTACGTCGTTACTTTGTTACTTCGTTACTtcgttactttttttttctttttaccctttttaaaaaacttcaaaCAGTTACAAAATGGCCAAATGATTTTGCACAAAGAGGGACCCTCGCGGGGTTGTGTAGATACacgtcagaaaaaaaaatatatatatatataaataaaataaagcaaattaacacaaaataaaataaaatttcaacAGGCTTACCCCCCTACAGATGGGAGAAACGCGTAGACACACACGTTCATACCTGTGTGTGGATAACCTCCCCCGCGTGAGCCGCACCCCGTAAGCTTCCATCAACTGGCAAAAATATTCTCTGATTCCACCGACCGGTCACCTTAgaggaagtaaaaagaaagaacaaatCTGCCAAAatagcggaaaaaaaggggaatactTCACATGCACTATCTCAaagcgaaaagaaaaaaaaaaaaaaaacaaaaaaggaaaaaaaaaaagaaaaaacaacaaaaacgCATAACTTCATTTcaccatttgttttttaaaaaatatcataccctttgcatgcacaaaaatgagtcGAGTTAACTTTTTTGCCCTGCCCCTCCTCTGCTTCTTGCTGCACGGATTAGCAGCCCTTGCCAAAATTGCTATAGAAaaccccccctttgtgttTAGCAACTCGGGCGAAGGTGAGGGGAAGGAAACAAATATACACGCAAAGGGGAAAGCGACTCATTACTGAAGCAACGAACGTGCTTCAACATTTCACTACGTCGTAGGTCCAACATGGCATGTAGACAAAACAACATCACATAGGGTTGCCATTCCTTGCCCTAtcaatacattttttttttcttcttcttcttctcctcctccttcttcttttagACAAGCTGAAAAAAAGCTTTCTTAACGTCGATACCCCATGGGACAACGATGATGTGCTGTACAAGCCGCCATACTCACTTTATGTAACTCTGGAAAATTTCCCGAACCCCTTTATCCACCCCTCCCTGTGTAATCGAAATGGATTAAACTATTCCTACCTGTGCGACCCGAACAAAATCCTGTCTCGGGGCACGGCGGACAAGCTCGAAGGTGTGCTAAGAACGAAAGCGGTGCGGCCATATATCTTGCCACTTTTGTGTCGACTCGTTCGCGCGTTTTACGCTACCGTGGCTGCCTCTACTGCTCCCGCTACTACTGCCTCTGCTGCTCCCTCTACTGCCCCCGCTACTACTGCCACCGCTGCAATTCCTTTTCAAACCTTTCCGCACCTCCCCCCTCGACCGCAGAAATTTTGAGCTACCAAAGACGCAATTCAAGCCATTACTGCGCAGACAGAGGAGAAGTCCCTTACGTGTAATTCCAGCGCACTCCATTCGTTGCGCCCCCAGTTGTGTCCACGCGCGTTCTGTGAATTTTACTTTCCCCAATTTGGAGGCAAAGCGGGCAGACACACTCGCAACATGCGAACAtgttaaaatgggaaaaatgcgaaaaatgagaaaaaagcgaaaaatgagaaaaatgagaaaaaagcgaaaaatgcgaaaaatgcgaaaaatgagaaaaaagcgaaaaatgcgaaaaaatgagaaaaaaagcgaaaaaatgcgaaaaaNNNNNNNNNNaaaaaagcgaaaaatagcgaaaaaagcgaaaaaaaagcgaaaaatagcgaaaaaatgacgaaaaaagcgaaaaatgcgaaaaaagcgaaaaatgcGAGGGCTACGTCACATGATTAACCTTCACACCTTCTTCactcccccttcttctgcaCAACAGATTAGGCGTAGCGCTGATTGAGCGCCTGCCTTATGGAGTGAGCGCCGAGACTTTATCTTCCCAAATACTGGAACATTGGAAATTGGGAAACCGAAATTGCAACGATGGAATTTTGCTCCTCTTTGTGAAGGAAGACGCGACTTTTGTGTTGAAGTGGAGCAAAGGTGATTAGCAACTGGGAAAGAGCGCACcattccccctcccccctttaaAGAAGGTGCACGGTGCATACACAATCGCAATAGTCACGCGAATGCACAAACAGATGCtcatgtacacatgtatgcatgcaCACTCTCTCCACTGCTGACGCGACAAAATTAGGCGCCCAGTCGATTATCAATTTCAGAACTGCCACCGCCATGAACAAGTCTTTCAACATGTACATACGAAGGTACTCCCTGGAgtattccattttgagaGGTAAAACATGGGTAGTCATCCCCCCGTGAAAGAATGTGCCAGGAGATAAACTCTCCTACGAatctgcaaaaatgggggtcACGTCAAATTTGCGCTGTGTTCATGTGTATGCACTAAGGCGGAGTACACGTTGTGTGGCAAGCCCTGATTTGCTTCTTCATCCgtcgatttttattttttttttttttccccgcagCGGTGACACTAACCTCACAGGTAGGAACGTCCTCACCACGCAATGAAGTGCGCCAAAAAAGATGCATTATTTAGTTGTGCATTCAtaccttttatttctttttttttcccctccttccaCTTCATCAAGTACCTGACGGAGGAAATCATTCCGCCAACTCAAACGGCTCAGATGTAATCCGAATGAGAGGCCCAAATGGAAAGCTTAAAAAACTGGGAGGTTGCattaaatgggaaaatggaTATGACAAGCGatctccccctt includes the following:
- a CDS encoding hypothetical protein (putative); the encoded protein is MGDSENWDKREANQSVRGGGEVNSGSDERVTRDELATRNEIATRDGLATRDGLATRDGLATRDGLATRDESSAGDAKKKTASQFSILEQLSMLNKKRKRLSREKDGWEVISNISKYSSDHNKETEKKKILICLGNNNFGQLGFQENVKIGIVDFSTVLISKRYPASERSRRGGLQTGGDETIGCETIGCETVGGETVGGETVGGETIGGADGGCEDGGSETIVEKARGGEAKGTPERRKRYNDLAREIKRRNNNSSFYNSQWNNTLSKNEIYNDILTRLPNDFNISTIKKIKNDEHVGKNMRKGNVHDLIGKRLTTSGSGRKHRSITREEVNNKNVQNGKRIVKEEQHGQLLLHRKKDSIGSRRTDIDSRRTGSARVNLSRGTNYLTRNRYEEGAMEKKKKRFFSENEKDKDKDYQRRIHQYSDFFKTSVDVVGGSGGISVLGGVRQSSQAEIQRKADMLKQGEMCNNVEMRNLVEMRNQAEMRNQVDTSNSPNSNRHLAYGANQQGEDYLDFNPEIINCGKYHSGVVSKNGFVCLWGLNCYGQLGVNPNKSVYTCYRKTKLDMLKRTLEDEDNEKKERIKKERKSPEKRTIFSPMKTEKTVLCPYIHKLVPLKHFGHKHKVKDISLGSFHTLLLTYDGFVFTFGCNKKAQLGLPNGYHRKVSHTSRPFLLPLVVVERGMQNSCPRYGRTNTFFFSSKKTYANIAHPIISITCGAYNSAVIDANRKLWIWGWNKFGQIDNSYAVEKVKKKERGEGAQVCKTCSGGRIHMGMMSLKRISEMVQKGGEHIKRKLTSKERLHALDEDGHRDKHGKYKKSNKFVNIPRNVKIKNKSVLQVSLGSEYYRNITSVTKITCLSNLYISSITSSSTHTAFVAPITYIDEKSVESQGGPTSGTPTGGGKVGDKFRYNILVKNESSHLLKYYSEQVITRGGDNVFYVKYADLIRLISRPSQAGESHIAGQGTHPRENVYLINNSLHVSNVNCKQTSIPICLHKNKLINEVLLRNKKHNFLNISRRKKYSDQISYNNKLLNLKKLHGKIKKSVTNCSLLYNDIDQQRFSLILDAPGANRSSLAAYKLNSLNCGTSSSRNRKSITYVQSSSDRASSNSNNIFHFNLGQRRDTAARGSGGKGTSSEDRFSGDRDGSNRDGINRDGSNRDGSNRDGINRDGSNRDGSNHEESNREDSNREDSNREDSNNVSSNQVSSNCAGGNRGDPCERDSFHTTPQHSQSSRQTYSSMAPANLSRHADTDAVRDPGTDSNGSEVRNQEGAPGGENKEEKAGTPLLCKEQKDNLFSSSNEGDLKGEHNSKSGAHLGMSNKESHLCEEPWEYYPNDKKKQVSNAWGTPGEQLDHSKSTQNDGKSFSHKSSSRSSSCNNNLASGQEVEGGNNAVIGSSSIVRRTKKAEVCREHTDGKNNGKGGEQEGGKGGGKGGGKEIGKDLEKDAKKDVKKDLEKDVERESYPPAKERRKSSTCVNKKKLFRNMILQAIDNINENFLNQKNGKGRLLDCEQVKLKFKVFKKRRSCLWNYFTYHHTKRKYPLGVNLSENIVNITLLDVACGDYHSLILLEVDTLT
- a CDS encoding hypothetical protein (putative) — its product is MSKHKYVLDANSVIKCKDLLFSNYDCYITEGVIKEIKDEHSRKRLNNMMPLLTVAQAEERDVNFVKYFSKLTGDYDSLSEVDIDVIALTYMLHRMYGDVSELNAAPMETIYKYDQVEFDYPEKADPGMDDLKREDGVAGGCDMLDGSDSEAGGSINGSDAEGSGSIRESDAVAGRSLHESDSNAGESLHESDSDAGGSLHGSDSDAGGSINGSDSDAGGSAHGDGSPEARRRIRGCEVIKEEVVQVAEEDDEEGGQWININNYYTQNVDVNKKEKFTPKVACVTTDYAMQNVIYQMGLNVITLDGFKINSIKLWGHICTSCYTFIKKTSLVFCSKCGNNNLRKVNVVVDNNLKKLVVKIPQFRVNTKNTIYSIPKKKNSSKKKFQDKLEIFREDELLIGGRKQFLAHQKKLYESQKNKKDPFSGDNLHDNYANDWTYRTTLKNGKVAILTNPKIVVGGKKKHAHRRKKK
- a CDS encoding hypothetical protein (putative) produces the protein MHYLKAKRKKKKKQKSICFLKNIIPFACTKMSRVNFFALPLLCFLLHGLAALAKIAIENPPFVFSNSGEDKLKKSFLNVDTPWDNDDVLYKPPYSLYVTLENFPNPFIHPSLCNRNGLNYSYLCDPNKILSRGTADKLEEILSYQRRNSSHYCADRGEVPYVLGVALIERLPYGVSAETLSSQILEHWKLGNRNCNDGILLLFVKEDATFVLKWSKGD